aaaagatttgtctcaagatttcttctataactgtgtagttagttttttggtttatctatgtttaatgatttatttaggtgtccaaaaattcaatgtaatgtttttggaaaagaaatttagaaactaaagaAGGCCTTAGCTCCCAACGAGGCAGAGAATTTAAGGCCCTAGTAGAAGGACACACAGGACAGCCGTGACAGCGAGTGGGCCCCCATGCCGTATGGAAGAAAGAAGGACACGTTCCTTTCTTGATGCGCGACAGACAGTGCCCGACCTGCCTcggcgagcgagcgacgaGAGTGACAGGGTACGAAGCTCTCTCGGATCATGCAACAGCCACCGatccctgctgctgctgctgcaggacGGACGATGCAGCCGCAGGCCCCAAGGGTGGTCGTGTAAAAAGTCTACTTAAAGCCCttcagtttccaaaaattttcacctaaaaacatcacatcgaacctTTAGAtaagtattaaaaatagataaaacgaaaactaattacacagttataaaaaatcatgagacgaatcttttgagcctaaatagtctatgattagtcataagtactacaataaccacatgtactaatgacggattaattagactcaaaagattcttctcgcggtttctaggcgagccgtgaaatttattttttcattcgtgtccgaaaactccttccgacatccggtcaaacgtctgatgcgacacccaaaaattttatttccccaactaaacacctTCTTATtcatagaaataatttataaataaaatttatatatatcgaCACACGTATTCTTAGTGGATAAAAggccttaaaatcaacttaaaaatataaggctaaaatttaaatttgggctaataagcataaacagaagcgaaaatgTTAGACAAATAAACTCagtaaaaacctcaaaatcaacttcaaatataaaaatttaaaatttaaaatttagttaataAACATGAGTAGAAGCAAAATACGTCGTGTCAATTGTCTGTTCTACCGTGAGATATTTAATGGCTTGACGATTAGACTATGTGTCAGGTCATGGATTCACATgtcataaatcaaattattaaactCAGCAcatgacaaatagttaaatgttcCTTTTACCGCTGCTACGTTGCCAATCTAAAATGCTTCTTTTCGCgtttgtttttaattgtaagataaaatttaaaattaaaatttaaaataaaattttagagttatttatcataacatatttttatcttttacatagaacaataacaataaatatacataaggTGTATTCACAAGTTATTTACTTTCAACTGTTCGATGGCCGTCTCGATGCCTGCAGCGGCCGGCCGGAGGATGGATGCCTCGTGTACCGTGCCCTACCCGTTTCTGTTGGAGGACAGGAGGGGGCAGGGAGAGGGTGAGCTGCcagacaagaaaaatttcaGAACAAGGCGCCGCTTTTTTCCCCGAAAAGCCCCCCGGAAATCCCCTTTTCGcatgccgcggcggcggcggagctggagTAAAAGCCGCGAGGAGAGGTCCCCGACGCGCTCGCATCGGGTGCCTCGTGAATattccgccaccgccgctgcgcTGATCCAGCAGCTAGCTGCAGCGGGTTGCTACTGCCAAATTTACAGTGAGGCGACCGTTGCCTCCAACCTGCGCCCACACGCGGCGGAGAGAGAGACGGCGACCGGAGCTCTAGCtactcgccgcctcgcctgcATTTGGAGGCGatctgaggaggaggaggacgacgacgacgtgtaAAAGGTTTGATCTTTGGGAGGAGGCTGGATTCGGGTTCGGATTTCTTGGCTGGTTCCAGTGCCGAAAGGAGAGGTTTTGCTGCGTTTTTTGGGGTGTTCGCGGCAGATTTGACCCGGGGAAAcaactgctttttttttttccctttgttCTCGACGCGGATTAGAGTTGGTCAAAAAAGTCCAACAAACGTGAGGGGGAGAATTCTGAGCTTCTGATGCTTTGATTTGGTTTGGATCCGAAGGGTCTTGGTTGGCTGCGTGGTAAGGGGGAGAAGGCGACCGGCTGTCCAACCCCCATCTGCTGCAAAAATTCTGCGTTGCTGGATCGAAGAGAGCTTTAGTTCTTGGAGTTAGCGCAGCAAAGAGGTAGTTGGAGTCGTCAAATTCTGCGTTGCTGCAAAAATTTGGCCTTTTTGGCCCCGCGGctagcaggaggaggaggaggaggaggaggaagaagaagatggggGTGATGTCGCGGCGGGTGCTGCCCGCCTGCAGCAGCCTCTGCTACTTCTGCCCCTCGCTGCGGGCGCGCTCCCGTCAGCCCGTCAAGCGGTACAAGAAGATCATCTCAGAGATCTACCAGCTTCCACCGGTATGGTGAATCCTGTCTTGCCTGTTACATACATGGTGGCATTTTAGCCGTTTCTGATATTAGTTGTAGTTCTGCATATATTGGTGCAATGTGTGGATGGTTTGCTGATTATTGAGGATTCCATGCTGTTGTAGGATGGTGAGCCGAATGATAGGAGGATCGGAAAACTCTGCGATTATGTCTCGAGAAATCCGACGCGGATACCTAAGGTAATATAGATGTAATCTcctctctgttttttattgGAATGGAATCTATTGCTTGTGTCGTTTAGATCGaaacccaaaatttgaataaattgAATGCAGCATTTCAGAAAGCAGTCTTGAATCTTGATAGGTACTGAGAGTAACCACGCAATGACTGGTTTACACTGCATTGCTTTAGTGTGAAGGTAATTTTTTGCAAGAGTACAGCTAATCCACTTTTGCTGCGGTACCGATCACTAATTGGAATGATTTTAGGCTGTTTAAGCAGGATTTACTGAGATGACTGAATTTGTGAAACCAGAACTTGcgtttaccttttttttctctgtctgCAGATCACAGAGTTCCTTGAGCAGAGGTTCTACAAAGAACTGAGACATGAGAATTTCATCTTGGCCAAAGTTGTTCCATGTATATACAGGAAACTTCTGTGTTCATGCAAGGACCATATGTAAGTGTAAAGGCTCTGTTCTCTTCTGCCACTCATGCACACAGGACAAATGTTTGTGGCTGTACTGAACGCTGTACTGAACATATTATTTTCGATTCAGACCATTGCTGGCCACTAGCACATTGAGCGTTGTTCGTACTCTTCTCGACCAGAGAATGAGTGATGATTTGCGGGTGCTGGGTTGTCTAATGCTTGTTGACTTCCTCAACGGCCAGGTTATTGACATGCAACAATTTGTGCCTACATTATTTGCTAGAAATTTGCCATCTGTTTGGTTTTAATTAGGTTTATGTAGGTTGACAGCACACATATGTTTAATCTGGAAGGCCTTATACCAAAACTTTGCCAAATTAATCAAGAACTAAGGGAAGATGACAAAGGGTTCCGTCTCCGATGTGCTGCACTTCAGGCTCTTGCTTCTATGGTAAGACAGTCTACTGAAATGGATAATGTAGTCTTATGAACAGCAAGCTAGCCAATTAGGGCTACTTTACAGTAGATTTGTCATTTGTTGCACCAGAAGCAATAATGTAGAACAAAACAAGGTATTATTGTTTTGAACTGTTATACAAATTTATGTGCTTTgcgaatataatttttcttttgttggatATATTCATACTGCTTGAGAATTTCTAACAGATAATCCTATATTTGCATTACTGGTTCTTGCTAGTGATGCCATCAAACTACTTTATTGATTagattgaatttttaaatccTAATATACTTGTCCACCACTCTGTAATCAGGTCCAATACATGGGTGACCACTCACACATTTCCATGGAGCTTGATGAAGTAAGTCCTTATCACTCTGTGTTGGAGTAGAATGTTCAGACTTAATTCTCATTAATGGTTGGCATGGTATAAGATTCTTTGGAACATAAACAGGTTCATGCCATTAATACTAAAGATACTACATCAATGAATTCTGAAATACCTCTAGCCTACTTAGTATAGGAGAAAAGTAGCATGGTAGTTTCAATTGAACTGCGCCAGAAACTCAAGTAAGGATTCTGATTTATCTCTGTATTCATTCTTGAACCCAGGTTGTCTCCGTGATAGTAAGTTGTTATGAGGTTAACCAAACTCTCTCAATAAAAGAGGTTGTCAGACTTCAGGATGACGACGACTTGGTAATCAATGGAAGTCTGAATGGATTGCCAGTATCTGGGCAAAATAGTGCCAAAGTGGCATCTGATACAATGTGAGATTTTCTGCTAAGTTAATGGCCCATTTCCATACACGTTTTGTGCCATTGTCATCTTAATGACTTAGAGTGTTAACAGGTCTGCATCTGAAAATCCAGCACATTGGGCAAGAGTTTGCTTACGTAATATGGCTAGTATCGCAAAGGAGGCAACAACAGTGCGGCGTGTTCTTGATCCTCTTTTCCGCCTTTTTGATAGCCACAACTATTGGTCTCCTGAAAATGGGATCGCATTTTCTATTCTACAAGAAATGCAGACACTGATGGACAAATCAGGTACATAATTTTTCACCCATGTAATTTCTCTCAGGTACATAATTTGGTGTCTTTAGTGTTTATAATTAGTACTCTTCTAAATCCTGTTCTCTTAACAGGGCAAAATGGCCATTTGCTTTTATCTTTTACTATAAAGCACATAGACCATAAGAGTGTTGCCAAGAAGCCTACCAAGCAAATAAGCATTCTAAAGGTTGCTTCGCTTCTTGCAAAACATGCAAAGTTGAAGGTGTCAGTGACAATAGCAAGTGCAACCAGTGACTTAATAAAGCACTTACGCAAATGTATGCATTGTGCTGTTGAAACACCAAATGCTCAAAATGATGTTGACAAGTGGAACAGTGCACTTTATGTGGCCTTGGAGGAGTGCTTGGTGCAATTAACTGAGAAGGTTTATTAtcctgtattatttttttgttacaattaCTGCATTTTGATTTGATCAAAGACGTCTTAGAGGCTGTTAATTCATTGAATAGGTTGGTGATGTTGGGCCTGTTCTTGACATGGTGGGGGTAATGCTTGAGAATCTCTCTTGTACTGCCACCATTGCCAGAACAACAATTTCATCTGTTTTTCGCACAGTGCAAATAGCAGCTTCAATCCACAAGTCATTGTACAATCAAAAGGCAAGTTTCTAGCATCTCCATCATTGCAggagaaatatttttgctaTGGAACAACAATGCTAATTGGCAATTCCTTGTGTATATTTCAGGCCTTTCCTGAAGCTTTGTTTCACCAGCTTCTCTTAGCAATGATGCACCCAGACAAAAAGACAAGGGTTGGTTCACATCGTGTCCTATCGACCATTATTGCACCTTCACTTCTATGCCCATGGTCGGGCATAAGTTTTCCTATCCCAGTGAAGGGCAATGATTCACAGAGCATCACTCTGTTGGCTCTTTCTGCCTTTTCTTCTGAGAACATAATGGATGGAGTCCGAACCAAAAGCAGGATCCATGAACCATTGCAGAATAATGTAAAATCCGAAACTGTAGTTAGCTCTGAGAATGGATACACATATACAGAACCAAATACAAGGAATAACCCTGAGGGGAGTCCATGTCTGAACGAGTACCGTTTTACGTCATTTAAAGATGAAGTATGTACTCTAACAAGTATTCTTGTTGAACTTGGTATTTTTTGGCCTTGGtgctttgggatatctacctGACACATTTTCTTATTCTCTTCCACTGTCGCAGAACCTTAAGTTTATGAAGCTGAACAGTAACCAACTTGTTCTCCTACTTTCATCAATTTGGAGTCAAGCACCTCTAGAAGATAACTCGCCAGCAAATTATGAAGCAATGTGCCATACCTACAATATTGCTTTGTTGTGTTCAATGACAAAAGTAAGTTACACTCAATCTAGTAGATTCTTGTTATACAATAGGCAAAAGAGTTTTGTTCACACTAGGCTATAACGTTGTTCTGCATGCCTTGAAATTATCAAAGAATGGCCAAAGGGATAAGATATTggtttttgtttcctttttctttggcATGGAGTATTtcatttaaataaactttttactCCATTTTTTTACACATGATAGAttcttttgcatattttattgatgtaaGAAGCATGactaacatttttttagatgtcCCTGCTAGTTTGCCTTTGATTAGTGATGCCAATTCTCCTTTGGACTTGAAGTTGCATGCTATGTTCATGAGTGTGACCATTGAATTTTCATTGCAGAGCTCTAATCATGCAGCACTGGTTCGATGTTTCCAGTTGGCCTTCTCTCTCAGGAAGATGTCCCTTAACAAAGAAAGTAAGTTTAATTGCAGTTACCtgctctttattattttaaattttgccttTTGACATCAAAATggtgttgcaaaaaaaaaaaactgacaccAGCTAGGGTTTTTAACAAAGAggaatatctttttttttaatctcagTATCTATTTTTTAGCCATCACATCCAATTTTTCCATTCGAATCATTATATTTCATATCAATCTAGCCGTTTCATACCTGCTTGATTTACTCTTACCTTTTCTACTGTGAATAAAGATGGTTTGCAGCCATCACGTAGGAGGTGTTTGTATACAATGGCATCAGCAATGCTAATCTTCTCATCAAAAGTTGGTGATATTCCTCAGACCATTCATCTTGTGAAAGCAGCAGTTCCGGAGAAAATGGTTTGTTGATTCCCACCTTGTAAACATTTCATTCAAATGTGCATGCtctatactccctccatgttaAGTCGTTTTGACTTTTCCAAAGTCAACTTctttaagtttgatcaaatttatagaaaaacttaGCAACATTTCTGACACAAAAAGGTATACCatcaaaatatgatttaatgaaactaatttggtgcTGTCGATGTTgctacatttttctataaacttagtTAAAACATAACAAAgtttaactaaaaaagtcaaaatattttataatatgaagcggagggagtatatctaAAGTGACATATTTTCTCAATTTAGTCTGAATTCCTAATGAGATgcttattgatattttttgtaGGTTGACCCTCATCTTTGCCTGATTGATGATACCAGACTTGTTATTACTTCACGACAATCATCTAACGGTGGGATGATCTACGGTTctgaagaagatgaaaatGATGCAcataattttctttcttctgtaaataaaaatgatacaCAGTTAAAAGAAATTGTGATATCCCACTTCAAGGAGAAGTTTGGAAATTTATCAGAGGTAATACATTCACATTCACAATTGCATTATCAGAGCATGTCTTCTTGATGTATCTGTTCACAATAAAGAAGTTATCTGATGAGTAAGTGTTTCTTTACTGCAAATCGCAGAAGTTTAATGGTATAGAAGAGCAGCTTCTTCAAGAGTTTTCCCTGGATGATTCATTCCCTCTTGGTGCTCCACTATTCATGGAGACGCCACACTCCTGTTCAACATATGCCGAAAAGGATGACCATTGTTTTGATGAGGTTCATACTGGTCCCTTACaaatagttgattttgtgttATTATAATACTGCTGTTGTCTCcccacaaaaataaataaataaatgctgcTGTCTTAACCTTTTTGGTTGCATGCCTTTGTGCCTTCAGGAAGTCATTCCTTGTGAGatggatgatgatgacgacatCGTTTTTGAACATAGTGGATCTCAGTCTGACAGGAAGACATCTGGATCTATGGCTTCATCAGATGTTCTAAACGTCAATCAACTAATAGAATCGGTACACACCATTCCTGTTTATAATAATGGCACCTGAAAATCGCTCTCTGTAAGTAATCAAACGACGTTTCCAGGTTCATGAGACAGCAAGGCAGGTTGCTAACGCCCCAGTTTCTGCCAATCTTGTACCTTACGATCAAATGAAGAGCCAATGCGAAGCCCTAGTCATGGAGAAGCAACAGAAGATGTCTGTTCTCCTGAGCTTCAAACACTCGAGGACTGATTCCCATGGCTCGACTGCAGAAAATGGACAGGAAACAAATGAGGCATGTTCATCTTGTCAGAAAAATCTTTCCATCAgtgttcaaaattttgaaaatgtcACTGAAAACTCATTAACATCTTGCAGTCATCTGCTCGGTCCGAGCCTGAGATGCAATCGATGAGGAAGAATCGCATGCGACGCAGCGATTCAGCATCAAGTGAATCCGATCGGTCCTTCAGGCTGCCACCTGCAAGCCCATATGACAAGTTCATGAAAGCGGCTGGACGATAGGTTGGTGCAATGGCGCCAAAACCTGATACTAATTTCCAAGCCTCTATACAGAAACGTCTACAGATACAAGTCTTCTTCCGAGCTGTTTATTTTCGTTGTTCCTTCTATTTTTGATATTCTTCTGAGTGTAAATTTCTCGAAAAGTTGTACAAATTTCTGTTACTGTTGTAGAGAGACCCAAGGTAATAAAAGTATAGGCTTTTGTGAAATTGATGGATGAATCTGTATTATATGTCCAGAGAATGCATCAAAATTTTGCTTTGAAGTTCAGCAAAATGTAAAATGTGTCTACACTTTATTTCTGTCACTCAGACATCGCTTGGCCGTGTGTTGGCATGATACCTCAGGCTGCATCTTTTCCAATCGTGTATCCATATTTTTTCGCTTCGGcttatttttaacataaaatttaattttttaacc
This is a stretch of genomic DNA from Oryza brachyantha chromosome 1, ObraRS2, whole genome shotgun sequence. It encodes these proteins:
- the LOC102710074 gene encoding protein SEMI-ROLLED LEAF 2, with protein sequence MGVMSRRVLPACSSLCYFCPSLRARSRQPVKRYKKIISEIYQLPPDGEPNDRRIGKLCDYVSRNPTRIPKITEFLEQRFYKELRHENFILAKVVPCIYRKLLCSCKDHIPLLATSTLSVVRTLLDQRMSDDLRVLGCLMLVDFLNGQVDSTHMFNLEGLIPKLCQINQELREDDKGFRLRCAALQALASMVQYMGDHSHISMELDEVVSVIVSCYEVNQTLSIKEVVRLQDDDDLVINGSLNGLPVSGQNSAKVASDTMSASENPAHWARVCLRNMASIAKEATTVRRVLDPLFRLFDSHNYWSPENGIAFSILQEMQTLMDKSGQNGHLLLSFTIKHIDHKSVAKKPTKQISILKVASLLAKHAKLKVSVTIASATSDLIKHLRKCMHCAVETPNAQNDVDKWNSALYVALEECLVQLTEKVGDVGPVLDMVGVMLENLSCTATIARTTISSVFRTVQIAASIHKSLYNQKAFPEALFHQLLLAMMHPDKKTRVGSHRVLSTIIAPSLLCPWSGISFPIPVKGNDSQSITLLALSAFSSENIMDGVRTKSRIHEPLQNNVKSETVVSSENGYTYTEPNTRNNPEGSPCLNEYRFTSFKDENLKFMKLNSNQLVLLLSSIWSQAPLEDNSPANYEAMCHTYNIALLCSMTKSSNHAALVRCFQLAFSLRKMSLNKENGLQPSRRRCLYTMASAMLIFSSKVGDIPQTIHLVKAAVPEKMVDPHLCLIDDTRLVITSRQSSNGGMIYGSEEDENDAHNFLSSVNKNDTQLKEIVISHFKEKFGNLSEKFNGIEEQLLQEFSLDDSFPLGAPLFMETPHSCSTYAEKDDHCFDEEVIPCEMDDDDDIVFEHSGSQSDRKTSGSMASSDVLNVNQLIESVHETARQVANAPVSANLVPYDQMKSQCEALVMEKQQKMSVLLSFKHSRTDSHGSTAENGQETNESSARSEPEMQSMRKNRMRRSDSASSESDRSFRLPPASPYDKFMKAAGR